The Lachnospiraceae bacterium KM106-2 nucleotide sequence ATGGGTTACTTCGTCCCTTTGATGGCATCGTACCTTATCGATTGGAAATGCAGGCAAAGTTACCCGTAGATACGAGTAAAAATTTATATGAGTACTGGTCAGATGAATTATGTAATCAGATCGTTCATGAATCCAACCTCATATTAAATCTTGCATCTAAGGAATATAGTAAGTGTATTGAGGCTTACCTTCCGAAAGAGACAACTTTCATCACTGCCATCTTTGGCGAGATCATCGATGGAAAAGTAAAAGAAAAAGGAACGTATGCAAAGATGGCAAGGGGAGAGATGGTCCGCTTTGCAGCAGAGAATCAAGTGACTCAGTTAGAACAGCTAAAGAAATTCAATCGATTGGGATATCATTATAGTGAGGAGCACTCAACCGATACCACATTTGTTTATATAAAAGGAGAAACATCATGTTAGAAGTAGGAACAAAAGCACCAGAATTTACATTACCAAATCAAGATGGAGAAATGATCTCGTTATCAGATTATAAAGGAAAGAAAGTTATCTTATATTTTTATCCAAAAGACAATACACCAGGATGCACCAAACAAGCTTGTGGGTTTGGCGAATTATATTCACAGTTTGAGGAAAAGAATGCTGTTGTGATCGGTATAAGTAAAGACAGTACAGCTTCTCATAAGAAGTTTGTCGATAAGTTTAGTTTACCGTTTACGCTCTTATCTGATCCAGAACTTCAAGTATTAGAAGCTTATGATGTCTGGAAAGAGAAGAACATGTATGGAAGAATCACGATGGGAGTAATTCGAAGTACGTATGTGATCAATGAAGAAGGAATCATTGAGAAAGCGTTTGGGAAAGTTCGTGCTGTAGAAAATCCTCTAAAGATGTTACAAGAAATCACAGAAGCTTAAATCGATTTCATTATCGGAATAGACCTTGACAGTATCCCAAGAAAAGCGAATAATATGTGTTAGAGAAATAAATAACGAAAGAAGAGATTACAATGACATTTCGCTTCGCTACCGAACAAGATTATAGCGCAGTAGAGAATTTATTTTATCAGATATTTCGCAAGCATTTAGATTCTAGACCAGATATTTTTCATAACGGATCTCCATTAAGTGAAGATAGTTATCGTTCGATGCTAAAAGACCCTTATGATGAATTCTTACTTTGTGAGATCGATAAGAAAGCTGTAGGGGTCTGTCATTATAAACGGGTCACTTTCGAAGATTGTGGCGTTGTAAATAACCGTACGGTTTTGTATATACAGGATTATGGTGTAGATAAAGCTTATCTAAGACAAGGGATCGGCACCTTACTATTTTCTAAAGTGAAGGAACGTGCGAGACAATGGAACGTCAACTCTATTGAACTAAATGTATGGGATTTTAATCAAGATGCGAAACTCTTTTATCATCAGATGGGATTCACACCAAGGAATACCAGGATGGAATTTCTAATTTAGTTCACTTAATGTCATTATGTTTAGTAAAATGGAAACGATTAGGAGGCTGCAGGAGATGGAAGAAAACCGAATCACAAAAAAAGATTTACTTTTCCTATTAGGGGGAATTGTAGTACTATCACTTTGTATTATGTTTTTCCTGTCAAAGCAGCAACACAGACAAGACAATGCCGATAAAGGTTGTGCTTGGATGAATGCTACGTTATTAGAACGAAAGCAGAATTCCCTGATCGTAAAACCAGAGAGTAATCAGTGGATCTCTCGTGATATCAAACAGATCGAGATTCCGAACAAGGTAATATCAACAGAGGTAATCCCTGAAATCACCAAAAAGGATAAGTTACGAATCGTATTTAATGAGGATACCTTAACGAAATCAAATGCAAAGGGAAAGATCCGCATTGTCTTTGCCGTATATAAATGGAACTAAAGAAGTCGTTCTATACCAATTATGTGTATAGAACGACTTCTTTTTTTCGTTACGTGAGCAGCGAGCTCAACTCTTAAATGGTAACAACTTATTTACAATGTTACAAAAATGTAAATTTATCTATATTAGGACAACTCTTTGTTGCAAATAAGAAATAAAAGGTATATGATACGTGAAGGAGAAATCCCACCCTACGCGTAAGGTTTTATATCAGGTCCAGTATTGATTGGAAGGGAATGAAGAAAATGAAGAAGGAAACGATAGTTGAACCAACGATTGAAGACATATATCAAGAGGCAGTCGGTTTATTTGATGGACTGAATTGCATGAATCCTTGTGATGATAAAATTAAAATGTATCAAGGTCTGATTAAGAGATTTAAAGAGCTTGATGAATATGAAGATTCGAAAACCCTTGCAGTAAAATGCAATGAGATGATAGAGCAGACGAAAAAAGATATCATAGAACAGAATTATCAATATGCGTTGATTCATAAAGAAAATGCAGTTACGGTTGCTCAATATGAGGATGCCGTAAAAGAATTTGATCAGTTAAAAGATTATAAAGACTCTGTTGCCATGAAAGAAATTTGTGAGAAGAAACGGAAAGCAATCTCAAGACAAAGTGGACGTAAAGTTAAATTGATTTTGGCTGTGATCGTCATCGTGGTTGTTGGAGCAATTCTAGCGCAATTCACGAAATTTGGCAGTTATTATAAGGCCAATGCGTTGATGAAGGTAACGTTGTATTCTCAGGCAGCAGGTGTCTATGATTCCTTAGATGGATATAAAGATTCTAAGGCAAGGTATCGTGAATGTGAATATCAGCAAGGATTACGGTTAATGAAGAAAGACGATTATGCTCATGCATTAACAGCATTTCGTCATGCTGATTCTCATAAAGACAGCGATAAATATTTAGTACAAATGCAACGTACCGTATTAGCAAATAAGAAAGTAGGCAAGACCATTCAGATCGGTAATTGTAAATGGTTGATCATTGATAAACAAGAAGATAGTGTTCTTCTCTTAAAGAAAAAATCAATGAAGAATATCCCTTATAGTACTAATACTAAATCAGTTTCGTGGAGAAACTCTAGTCTCCGTGCATGGCTTAATACTGAATTTTTAGAAGATACCTTTAAGGATACAGAGATTAAGAATATGCTCGGTTTTAGAATTAGTACCAAGGATCTTCCACTTTTCATATTAAGTAAAGAAGAATTAGCACATTATACAACAGCAACAAAATTAAAAAATAAGTCCAATCAATGGTTACGTGATTCGGCAGGAAAGAATTCTAAGAATATTATGTTCTTGAATACAGATGGTTATGTTATGGAAGAAGGTTATCCAGCGGATAGTGACCAATTTAGTGTAAGACCCGCATTTTGGTATTCTTTTAAATAATTCAATTGTTAATACGAGGCTTAGTAGACAGATATCTTGTTTACTAAGCTTTTTTTCTATACAATAGGAATTAGTACTTAAGTAAATAATCAGAGAGGAGAAAGAACATGACAGCAGAAGTAATGTGGACGGAATATAAAAGGAATGTTCCAGAGGGAACTTCTTATGAGGCATGGGCTTTTGGAGGAATCACTCCAGAGAGTCCAGATCTATTAGCGGATCTAACGGCAAGGGGAATTAAGACGGCTACGGCGAGTGCGTATCCTTTTTATGTGGTAGAGAAATGTCCCTTGCCACAACCAGGAGATCATTCTATTATTTTAAATCGTGCGGGTGATGCCGTTTGTATCATTAGAACAACAAAGGTTACCGTCGTTCCTTTTTATGATGTATCAGCAGAACATGCCTATAAGGAAGGCGAAGGAGACCGCTCTCTTAGATTTTGGAGAGAATGTCACACAGAAGCCTTTCGTAATGAGTTAACAGAGATCCATGAAACATTTTCAGAAAATATGCTTGTAGTCTGCGAAGAATTCAAAGTCGTTTATCCGAATCGCAAAGGATAGAAGGAAATTTGAAGAAAAATCATTGTACTATACAACATAAGATGATATAGTTTTTCTAACAATCTAAATAAGGAGTTAGAGCTATATGAGTAAAATTAAAGTAGCCTTTGTATGCGTGCATAATTCTTGTCGATCTCAAATGGCGGAAGCGTTAGGAAAATTATTAGCAGATGATGTATTCGAAAGTTACTCGGCTGGAACCGAGTTAAGACCGCAGATCAATCAAGACGCGGTTCGTATCATCAAGCAGTTATATGGTATCGATATGAATGAATCACAGAGAAGTAAGTTATTAACAGATATCCCTGCTGTGGATGTCGTCATTACAATGGGGTGCAATGTATCTTGTCCTAATGTACCATGCAAGCATAGGGAAGACTGGGGCTTAGAAGATCCTTCGGGAAAAGAAGACGTCTACTTTATCGAAACAGCAGAACGAATTAAAGAGAAGTTATTAGATTTAAAGAATAGAATCCAAACAGGAGCGATCTTGTAATCGTAGGGAAAGAGCTGACAATATAATTTTGTCGGCTTTTTTGTTTGCCAATCTGATAATAGAAAAATAATATGTCATTTATTGTCATATATGAACGAACTTGAATATAATACTATGAAGGAGTGATGATATATGGCATATAAAGTAGCAATTGATGCGGGTCATGGATCCAATACTTCTGGGAAAAGGACTTGTAAGTTTACGAAGACCGTCAAGCTATCTAATGGCAAGGTGATCAAAAAAGGGGAAACCTATAAAGAACACGAAGCGAATGTAATGGTATCCGATTTTCTTGCTACAGAATTAAAAAGATGTGGATTCGCTATCTATAAAAGCGGATGGGATGATAAAGACGCAACTGATGATGCTGACATCTCCCTTAGAACAAGACAGAAAAGGATCAAAGCAGCAAATTGTGATATTTCTATCTCCAATCATTTTAACGCATTCGGATCAAACTGGAATTCGGCACAAGGAATCGGAACCTTCATCCATTCCACTAATTATCGTAATTCAAAAAAGCTGGCGACAAAAGTTTATGCTCAACTGATCAAGGGAACGCCACAAAAAGGACGAGGGATCAAGCAACAGGCATTTGCTATGGTAAACTGTACGTCTCTTGGTGTAAAAGCGGCCATTTTAAATGAATATGCGTTTATGACCAATAAGCATGAAGCGCAAGAACTTATGGCAGATGTCGACTTCTGTAAAGAGTGCGCTGTTGAAGTAGCGAAAGGCGTATGTAATTATTTCGGCGTGAAATACGTGGCAGTAGGAACTTCTAAACCCAAAAAAGAGAATAAAGAGAAATCAAGCAGTAAGGTTTCCGAATCAGCGATGGTAAAAGCATTACAGACAGCTTTAAATAAAGATTATAAAACAGGATTAACTGTGGATGGAAAATATGGACCAAAGACCAAAGCAGGATTAGCTGGCCATATTATTAAGAACGGCTCAAAGACAAATAGCGTTAAGTGGCTTCAGACAAGACTGAATGAGCTCGGTTATACAGATAACAATAAAAAGAAATTAAAGGTCGATGGAGCATTTGGAAGCAAGACGGCAGCAGCTCTTAAGAAAATGCAAAAGGCATTAGGGGTAACCCAGGATGTAAAATTCGGTACTGCCACTATGGCAAAGATGATTAAAAAATACTAAGCATACGATAATAACGTTGTTCGCGTAAATAAAAGCCGGCAGTAAATGTCGGCTTTTGTCTAACAAAATTAGTTGCACATACCAATAATTTGGGCATACAATAAATAAAAAAGGAGGCCTTGAATGGAAGCAAACGCAAAGAACTTACGGGAGAGTGTTCGGTTATTAGAACGAAATCTCGGGATGCTAAATGAGTCCGATTGTAGTGTTACTTTGTCACAATGTCATGCCATCGTCGAGATCGGGCGCAATCAGCCATTAATGTTAAAGATGTTAGCGAATCGACTTCAGCTTGATGTAAGTACTATGAGTAAAACAGTCGATCATTTGGTAAAACGTAATCTGGTAGAGAGAAAGCAATCCGACGAAGATCGAAGAAAATTAGTTCTAACGTTGACGAAAGAAGGAAGGTTGATTTATCAAAAAGTCGAAAATAATATGGAACTTCAATTTCAGCAACTATTAGAGAAAATTCCAGTTGAACAAAGAGAACTGGTATTGGAAGGACTAACGGTTTTAAATACCGCTTTAAATCCAACCAAAAATGGAGGAGAAGAACAATGAGATATGAAATAAGTAAGATGGAATCAAAGGATTGGGAGCAAGTGAGGAAAATCTATATCGAGGGTATTCAGACCCAAAATGCAACATTTCAGACGGAGGCACCTTCTTATGAAAGTTGGGATCAGGGGCATCTAAAGGAGTGTAGATATGTTGCTCGCTCTAAGGATGCAGTACTTGGATGGATCGCTCTCAGTCCTACTTCGAGCAGATGTTGTTACGCGGGTGTTGTCGAAGTTAGTATTTATATTGGTGAGAAGTATCAAGGAATGGGTATCGGCACGGCCTTAATGAAACAGGTGGTCTTAGATTCTGAAAAGGATGGCATCTGGTCTTTATATAGTGCTATTATAAAAGAAAATCAAGCAAGTATTGCCTTACATAAGAAATGCGGATTTCGAGAAATTGGTACTCGTGAAATGATTTCAAAGATGCCAAATGGAATCTGGCATGATGTTGTTTTGATGGAGAGACGAAGTAAAGTCGTAGGAATTGAATAAAGACTAATTTCAGAGTCTAAATCATTCTTTATGAGTATTTGGTAGATAAGGATAGAAAAGTTTTAAGCAAAACATTATACTATAGATGGGTTCTGAATTTCATATGTGAGGAGGTTAACAATGAAAGAAATCAAAGGAAAACGTATTGCAAGAATCATGGTGCTATCTCTATTTATCGGACTCTTCTCAATGACAGGTGTGATAACAACACAGCCGGTTACGAATACGCCAGTTGTAACAGAGGTGAAAGCCGCTACGATGGGACAAAAGAATGCTTTAAGAAGAGCAAAAAACTACTTGTCGATCATGGCATTTTCCAAAAAAGGTTTGATCAAACAACTAAAGTTTGAAGGCTATACAACAAAGGAAGCCAATTATGCCGTAAAACACTGTAAAGCAAACTGGAAGAAACAAGCGGTAAAGAAAGCAAAAAACTATCTTGATATGATGTCTTTCTCAAAAAGTGGATTACTAAAACAATTAAAGTTTGAAGGATTTACAACAGCTGAAGCAAAATATGCAATCAAGAAAGTATATAAATAAAATACGAGTACATAAAAAGATCATCTAATAGAAGGGGGCATGAAGAAATTCTGTCCCCTTTCTCACAATTCTTATTAGCAGTAATAATTACAGATAATCGGAGGTTACGAAAGATATGGTAAGTATTTATGATTGGTTTGGTTATGAAATACCAATACAAAAAAGATATCAATGGATCAAAGAGGCTGGATTTGATGGCGTCTTATTATGGTGGAGCGATGGCTTTGGAAGGGGAGCAAATTATCGAGATGGTGTAACGTATGCAAGAGACGCCAAATTAGAGATTGAAAATATACATACTCCAATTGAACATCAAAATGATCTCTGGTTAGATAATCTAGCAGGAGAGGCGTTACTTAAATGCTATCTTCAATGTATCAGAGATTGTGCGGAATTTGAGATCCCAGCTATGGTGATCCATCTTCCCGATGAATGTTATCATATTCAAGGAAATAGTTTTGATCGAATTAAAAAAATCGCAGATTGCGCGGAGAAGCTTGGAATCAATGTAGCGATGGAGAATCTAAGGAATCTCTCGAACCTGAAGTACGTTCTAGATCATACAGATTCAAAACGAATTGGTTATTGTTATGATGCTTGTCATCATGCAAACTATTGTCAGGATGAGGATTTATTAGGGGAATATGGTTCCAGGTTAATGGCAATTCATCTGCATGATAATGGTGGAGATAGGAAACAGCATCAATTACCATTTGATGGTTCTATTAATTGGAGCGAAGTAATGAATAAGATTGCGAAAACAGGATATACAGGTGCTACCGCATTAGAGCCAATGAATTGGGATTATCTTTCTCTTACGCCAAAAGAGTTTCTTAAGAGGGCATATGAGAAGGTGAAAAAATTAGAGAGATTACGAGGTGAGTCTAATGAAGGTATTGATCGTATATTGTCATCCAAGTAAAAAGAGCTTTACCAATCAGGTAAAAGAGAAATTTATAAAAGGATTAATCGACGCAGGTCATAGTTATATGGTCTCGGACCTGTATGAAAGTGATTTTAATGGAGAGCTTAGTGAAGCGGAATATTTAAGAGAAACCTATTATCAAGCAGATCAGCCGGTATCAAGGGATGTTCAGTTAGAACAAGATAAAATACAGCAATCTGATGCGATCGTATTTATCTATCCTGTATTTTGGACGGAAGCACCGGCTAAATTGGTTGGCTGGTTTGATCGCGTCTGGACGAGTGGATTTGCTTACACCCCTCATCCAACCATGAAGACATTAAAGAAGGTCTTCATGATCGCAGTGGCGGGTAAGACACAACAAGCCTTAGACGAGACCGGCGAAGCGCAGGCAATGAGAACGGTCATGTTAGGAGACCGGATTCGCGATCGAGCAATTGATAAGGAAATGGTTCTCTTAGATGGTATTACTCACTGGGAGGAAGAATTAAGAAATAGCAAGATGAAAGAACATTTAAAGACCGCTTATCAGCTTGGTTTAGGGTTCTGATCAATTACAGAAAAGCTTTGGAATGGAATCCATTTCAGAGCTTTTTTCATAAGATCATTGACAAATAGGTAACTAGTTACTATAATAAACGTAACAAGTTACATAAATGTTATGGAGGTGCAATATGAATAAGAAGTATGAGGAGATGGGAACCAATCTCCATTGGATAAAAAAGATCTTATTTGCGGGTGTTTTCTTTCAGGAGAATCGATTACATGCCGTCTTTGATCGATATAATGATATGTCCGTAAAACAGTGGCTCTTGTTAGCGACTTGTCAGGCCTATGCTGATCCACCGGACTTATCTACCCTAGCAGAAACAATGGGATGTTCCCGTCAAAATGTAAAGAAGATCGCGGTTTGTTTAGAGCGAGATGGTTATGTTACATTAGAAAAATCACCGGATGATGCCAGGGCGTTATCAGTTAAGCGTACCGAAAAGGGGATTCAATATTCCAAAGAGAGAGAGGAATTTGGTAAAAAGGTTCACGAAGTACTTTATGAGGAGTTTACCGAGGAAGAGATCGAACAATATTATCGCTTATGGCTTAAGATGATGAAGGGAATCGATCACTTAGAAGATTATTTTAAAAAGACAAAAATGAATTAAAGATGAAGGGGTGGGATGTAATATGAAAAGTATGAAAACAATAAAGATTTTAACGGTGATTTCCATTATTTTAGCGGGCATTGTGTCGTTGATAGGAATATGCAGCAGTGGAATGAAACAATATAGTGATGTCACATCGGTATATGGAGAAACGATCAAGCTATACAATAAAGGATTATACGCAAGAGATTCGGTCTCAATGGCGAATCAAGCCATTGCGCAAGATTTCATCACGATTGTTGTGGGAATTCCTCTTGTATTGCTATCGTTATATTTCATTAACAAGAGAAAAGCGAAAGGTCTCTTTTTATTAACTGGAACCATGGCATACATTCTCTATACATATACCTCATATTCGTTCTTAATGATCTATAATCCACTGTACTTAGCTTATGTGGCAATCATGGCGATCAGTTTTTATGCATTTGTACTTTGTATCAAAGAGATTCTTCAAGAGGGAATCTGTAATTGTTTCACCGAACAGTTCCCGGTTAAAACATTAAGTAGGTTCCTTTGGGCGACTGGTTTCATCATAGGACTCATGTGGTTAGGCAGAATCATGCCATCGATCGTTAACCATACAGCACCATTCGGTTTGGAGCATTACTCCACATTAGGAGTACAATCGCTGGACTTAGGATTTATAGTTCCTGCTTGTTTTGTATCTGGATATTTGCTGAAAAAGAAGAATCAATGGGGTTATTTATTGTCCGTTGTAATCGTTTGTAAAGCGGTCACTATGGCTGCCGCAGTGAGTGCTATGGCGATCTTTATGCGGATCAATGGCGTTGTGGTAAGCAATGCAGAAATGGGTATCTTTCCGGCCATAATGATCATTTGTATCTATTTTATGAGGCGATTATTTGGAGATATTAGAGATAGTGAATTTTAAGGTTAATTGCAAAAAGAACAAATCTATATCCAATAGGTTTGTTCTTTTTTTGATTGATAGGAAAGTTCTCTGAACTCACCTATCAATTAAAAAAAGCTTTCTAAAGGAAGAAAGCCAAGATGCGCACTCACGTGGAAGGAAGGTATCACTTCGTGATCGCGTTTGATGCGGAGAGTTTGGCAAGCCAAACTCTTTTTTATTGTATTAGTTGCTTTTGCAGAGGAAGAGTGCTATATTGTAAGGAATATTATGTAATATATATCCGCATTATGGCAGATAAAAGGGGGAGAAATCATATGAAGAACAAATATCTTGTCGTAGTTGGTATCATTATTTGTGTACTACTGTGTAGTTGTAAAAATACTTCTAATAAAACTTCCAAAAAGCAAGAAGTTGGTTATTATCTGACGATGGATGACTCTGAGTGGAATAAGTATGACACCACTTATTGTGGCTATTCGTCCAAAAAGAAATTTTTACAGCAAGGGGAAACCTATATAAAAGAGATGGAGAAAATAACAGGTTTACATAATTGGGAAGAGCGATATAGTCCCGAAAAAAAGAACTTAGAGATTAAGGTAGTTCTACAAGATGACACAGCTTCACATGCAAGAACATTGGGTAAAACAAAAGGTATCACGTTAAAGTCTTATTATTTTAGATATGGGGTGTCACCTTACGCTCACGAGTTAGCACATATATTTGCGGGACTAGGTAATAATGAAAGCTTATCGGAGGGATTTCCTTGCTATCTATCTGATCAAGTGGGCTGCGTGGGAGTACACAATTTTGGAATCAATCCACATAAGTTAGCAACAATGTATATCAAGGAGAAACGATATCAAGAAGTATTGGATGCCATCGGTATTGCAGGTCCACCAGAAAATGCAAGTCCGACGAGTACAGAAGGCAACTATCGTAGCGCTTATTATAACTGTAGTGATTCGTTTTGTACGTACCTAATTGAGAAGTATGGTATTCATAAATTCTTAAAATTGTATCAGAGTGATCAGGGGCTAGATGCATATCAAAAAGTATATGGGAAGACAGTTGTAACACTAAAGGCAGATTGGAGTGCCTATATTAAGAACTATCCTGTACAGTTCACGAAAAAGGAAGTTAATCAACAGATCAGGAAGGTATTAATAAAATATCATTATCCGCTTAGTAGTAAGTAGGATAGTTCAAATAGATCAATAAAATAGTAATTTAAAGAGTGAGTTGAAATGAAATCATGAAAAAAATTATTACAATCCAACATACGCAATCGATTCATCATACCAATGGTATGGTTGGTTCTTGGACAGATTGGGAATTAACCCAATTAGGAATGGAACAAGCAAAAAATATAGGAAAACGATTAATGAATGAATTAGCAGGAAATCAGTTTGTAATGTATTCATCGGATTTAAAACGTGCAAAGCAAACTGCGGATTATGTGGCAAATTATTTGGGGATTACACCTGTTCTGCGAAAAGAACTAAGAGAACGAAATCTAGGAAAGTGCTGCGGAAAATCTGTGAAATGGCTGAAAGATAATTTAGAAATGCAAGAAAGAACAATTGATGATAGATTGTTTTCAGATGCGGAAAGCCGCAGAGATGAGTGGAATAGATTAAAACCGTTCTTTGATGAGATCATGACAAATGATGAAAACAATATTATTATCGTTTCCCATGGAGATTTGTTGAGTGTGTTCAATACGATGTTTATGGGACTAAATATTGAGAGTATGGATCAGTTTGAAATATTTGGATTGCCAGGAGGGGTATCCTGTATGCTTGATAATGAGGAAGGAAAAAGATTTATTAAAAAGGTTAGTGATATGTCTTATGTAAAATAAATGGTCGTAATTCAAGAATACAGAATAAAAGAGGAATACTCTTAGGGAAAGGAATCGTCAAATGTCACATAAGAAGAAGTATATACGCGATTATATTATTTATCAGAAAATGATTGTCGTATGGATCGTAGTTACGATAGGAGTCTCTTTTGTTGCACCATTAAAGAATTTCATCCTACAATGGATTATTGATTCAGGCAGCAAAGAAAGGGCTTTAAAGTATCTTTGTTTCGGCATTCTTATCATATGTACAAGTCACATATTAGAACTATTATGTCGGAATCTCTATACGTTGTTAGAATGCAAAGCATCAAATGAGATCCGTAATGCAGTGATACATAACGCCTTATTACGTAGTATTGAAGATTATGAGAAGCAGGAGGATTCTGCATATATCTCCACATTAACAACCGATATGCGTACGATCTGTGATGATTATTTTAACGCTATCTTTAATATTATCTTTTTTGGTGACATCATGTTATGTTCCCTCGGAATGTATGCTTATATTAGTCCATTGATGTTACTTGTTGTGGTAGGGATCAGTATTGTGCCGATCCTTGCGCCAAAATTCTTAAGTAACAGTCTAAGAGAATCAAGGCAGAAATTTTCAGATGAGATGAAGTCTTACACCCAAACGATTAAAGAGCTTCTTGGTGGATTTGAAACCATTCATTTATTCCAAGTTAAGAGGGAATATGAGAAAGGACACGAAAAGGAATCAAAAGCGAATGCAGATGTAGAGGCTTCATTTTCTAAAAGTCTTAACAAAACAATCGTTGGAACTTCGTTTATTAGTCAATGACCTTTTATATCGTTACTTTATTCGGAATGTTTCTTGTGTTTGATGGTAGGATCAGCATGGGTGCCATGGTTACTGCAGCCAATCTAGCGAATTTTGTAATTCAGCCCTGTCAGATGCTCATACAAAACTATGCAAAGTTAAAGGCGACAAAAGGAATTAGAGAAAAAGTCGAACAGATGATAAATGAGCATAAAGAGATAGAAGATCAAAACATTCAGATCGATTCTGTAGATGAGGTGTCATTATCCCATGTATCCTTTTCTTATCCTGAGAGTCAAAATGAAGTGTTATCGGATATTACAATCAAGATTCATAAGAATGAGAAAATAGCAGTAGTAGGGGCTAGCGGATGTGGAAAATCAACGATTGCAAGGCTATTATGCCAATATTACCAGAGAAATAGTGGTACAATGAATATAAATGATGTTGATATCGATCATATCGATACACAATCACTGTACTCCAAAATCGGATACATCTCACAAAGGACGTTTCTATTTCGTGATACGATAAGAAATAATATCTGTTTGTATCAGAGCTTTTCAGATGATGAGATAGAGAAAGCCGTTTCCATGTCAGGCTTAAGTGAATATGTTCACAGTTTACCAGACGGACTGGATACCATGATCAATGAAAATGGGAAAAATGTATCGGGCGGTCAGATGCAACGTATCGGCATAGCTAGATTATTAATTCGAGAGTATAACTTAATGATTGCAGATGAAATTACAGCTAACCTGGATGTTAAAACGACAGAAGATATTATGAATAAGCTATTTGATCTTAAGTGTATGATGATCGTAATTACCCATGACGTGAATGGAGAATTTATGAATCGGTTTGATAAAATCTATCAGATTGATCGTGGTGTGGCTTATGAACGTGTCAAATATAGAGTATATGGAGGAGAAAAACGAAATGAAACTGATCAAACACCCAACTTTTGAGACTTGAATATTAAGGTATACAAATATAACCCAATAATCAATGGGTTTGAAGAGTTATTGATCAT carries:
- a CDS encoding thiol peroxidase, Bcp-type → MLEVGTKAPEFTLPNQDGEMISLSDYKGKKVILYFYPKDNTPGCTKQACGFGELYSQFEEKNAVVIGISKDSTASHKKFVDKFSLPFTLLSDPELQVLEAYDVWKEKNMYGRITMGVIRSTYVINEEGIIEKAFGKVRAVENPLKMLQEITEA
- a CDS encoding histone acetyltransferase HPA2 and related acetyltransferases, with product MTFRFATEQDYSAVENLFYQIFRKHLDSRPDIFHNGSPLSEDSYRSMLKDPYDEFLLCEIDKKAVGVCHYKRVTFEDCGVVNNRTVLYIQDYGVDKAYLRQGIGTLLFSKVKERARQWNVNSIELNVWDFNQDAKLFYHQMGFTPRNTRMEFLI
- a CDS encoding arsenate reductase — translated: MSKIKVAFVCVHNSCRSQMAEALGKLLADDVFESYSAGTELRPQINQDAVRIIKQLYGIDMNESQRSKLLTDIPAVDVVITMGCNVSCPNVPCKHREDWGLEDPSGKEDVYFIETAERIKEKLLDLKNRIQTGAIL
- a CDS encoding N-acetylmuramoyl-L-alanine amidase; its protein translation is MAYKVAIDAGHGSNTSGKRTCKFTKTVKLSNGKVIKKGETYKEHEANVMVSDFLATELKRCGFAIYKSGWDDKDATDDADISLRTRQKRIKAANCDISISNHFNAFGSNWNSAQGIGTFIHSTNYRNSKKLATKVYAQLIKGTPQKGRGIKQQAFAMVNCTSLGVKAAILNEYAFMTNKHEAQELMADVDFCKECAVEVAKGVCNYFGVKYVAVGTSKPKKENKEKSSSKVSESAMVKALQTALNKDYKTGLTVDGKYGPKTKAGLAGHIIKNGSKTNSVKWLQTRLNELGYTDNNKKKLKVDGAFGSKTAAALKKMQKALGVTQDVKFGTATMAKMIKKY
- a CDS encoding transcriptional regulator, MarR family; this translates as MEANAKNLRESVRLLERNLGMLNESDCSVTLSQCHAIVEIGRNQPLMLKMLANRLQLDVSTMSKTVDHLVKRNLVERKQSDEDRRKLVLTLTKEGRLIYQKVENNMELQFQQLLEKIPVEQRELVLEGLTVLNTALNPTKNGGEEQ
- a CDS encoding phosphinothricin N-acetyltransferase, whose translation is MRYEISKMESKDWEQVRKIYIEGIQTQNATFQTEAPSYESWDQGHLKECRYVARSKDAVLGWIALSPTSSRCCYAGVVEVSIYIGEKYQGMGIGTALMKQVVLDSEKDGIWSLYSAIIKENQASIALHKKCGFREIGTREMISKMPNGIWHDVVLMERRSKVVGIE
- a CDS encoding putative superinfection immunity protein, with amino-acid sequence MKEIKGKRIARIMVLSLFIGLFSMTGVITTQPVTNTPVVTEVKAATMGQKNALRRAKNYLSIMAFSKKGLIKQLKFEGYTTKEANYAVKHCKANWKKQAVKKAKNYLDMMSFSKSGLLKQLKFEGFTTAEAKYAIKKVYK
- a CDS encoding sugar phosphate isomerases/epimerases encodes the protein MVSIYDWFGYEIPIQKRYQWIKEAGFDGVLLWWSDGFGRGANYRDGVTYARDAKLEIENIHTPIEHQNDLWLDNLAGEALLKCYLQCIRDCAEFEIPAMVIHLPDECYHIQGNSFDRIKKIADCAEKLGINVAMENLRNLSNLKYVLDHTDSKRIGYCYDACHHANYCQDEDLLGEYGSRLMAIHLHDNGGDRKQHQLPFDGSINWSEVMNKIAKTGYTGATALEPMNWDYLSLTPKEFLKRAYEKVKKLERLRGESNEGIDRILSSK
- a CDS encoding NAD(P)H oxidoreductase YRKL, translating into MKVLIVYCHPSKKSFTNQVKEKFIKGLIDAGHSYMVSDLYESDFNGELSEAEYLRETYYQADQPVSRDVQLEQDKIQQSDAIVFIYPVFWTEAPAKLVGWFDRVWTSGFAYTPHPTMKTLKKVFMIAVAGKTQQALDETGEAQAMRTVMLGDRIRDRAIDKEMVLLDGITHWEEELRNSKMKEHLKTAYQLGLGF